The sequence ATCGGCACGTACCTGGGACTGGCGATGGACAAGCGGATCGCCGAAGCGGTGGACCTCGTGCGGACGATCCTGTTGAGGCACGCGAGGCCGGTCGTTCGCGGCAACCGGCTTCGGCCGCGGATGATCGGAGATGGCGAGCGGGCGATTCTGGCGGTGTTCAACGACCATCGGCGCGAGGCGGTCACGGAGGCGGTGCCGGTTCCGGAGCGGTATATGATGGCGACGGATCTGTATACGCGTGAGGCGGTGGCCGTGGTCGGTCAGGCCGTGGAGTTGACGGTTCCGGCTGAGGATTGCCGGATTCTGCTGCTGGAGCGGTGAGGGACGTTTGCCCTGTCGTTTTGCGTTTGATTCGCCTTTGGGCGGCATTTAACATGGGTGAAATACACGGGTAATCACGGGGGTGTTGAGATGGAAAAGCGAATTCTGACCCGAGAGCAGGTCCGCAGCATCGACAAGCGGGCGGTCGACGAATACGAGATGCCCAGCATCATCCTGATGGAGAATGCCGGGCGGAGCGCAGCCGACCTGATCCGGGCCGACTACGACAAGCTGGCTGTCAAGCGGGTAGCGGTCTTTGCCGGACCGGGCAACAACGGCGGCGACGGGTTTGTGATCGCCCGGCACCTGCATAACGCCGGATGGCGGGTGCGGGTCATTCTGACGGTTGCCGAGTCGCAGCTCAAGGGCGACGCGCAGACGAACTACCGGATCATCCGGCACGCGGCAATTCCGATCGAGACGGTTGACGTCGCGGATGGGACGCTTAAGTGGACGGAACTGGTGGTCGACGCGCTGTTGGGGACGGGGTTTTCCGGCGAGGTGCGTTCGCCGCTGGATGAGTTGATCGACAAGATCAACGACTCGGGCAAACCGGTGATCGCGGTGGACACGCCGTCGGGCTTGGACTGCCAGACGGGCTGGCCAGCCAGGAGCGCCATTCGGGCGTCGATGACGGTGACGTTCGTCGCGATCAAGTCGGGTCTGGTCGAGCAGACCGCACAAGGATACGTGGGCAACGTGGTGACGGCGGATATCGGAGTACCGAAGGAACTGATCGACAAAGTCACCGCGGGCGGGTCCTGATCGGCTTGGTTTTGGCGGGCGCAGTCGCTCGGGGCAAAAGCGTTGCCATCGGCCGGGTTCGGTCTTATGATAGGGGGGTCTTGTGAACCAGGAGGCAGACTATGGCTGGTTTGGGCGTGAATATCGACCACGTCGCGACGGTTCGTCAGGCCCGTCGGACGGATGAACCCGATCCGGTATGGGCGGCCGTCGAGGCGGAACTCGGCGGGGCCGACGGGATCACCGTGCACCTGCGCGAGGACCGGCGGCACATCAATGACCGGGACGTCGAGCTGCTGCGGCGGACGGTGGCGGTCAAGCTGAACCTGGAGATGTCGATCCAGCCGAAGATCGTATCGATCGCGGCCGACGTGAAACCCGACCAGTGCACTCTGGTGCCTGAAAAGCGAGAGGAGATCACGACCGAGGGCGGCTTGGACGTGGTGAAGCTCAAACGGCGGGTCGGTGTGGCGGTGGACCGGCTGCACAAGGCCGGGTGCGAAGTCAGCGCGTTCATCGAGCCGGCCGAGGATCAGCTTCGGACGTGCGCCAATCTCGGATTCGATGCGGTGGAACTGTGGACCGGTGGTTTCGCGAATGCCAAAACCTCCAGGGCCAGGCAACTGGCCCTGGGGGCGCTGGCCAAGTCGCTCGACCTGGGCCTGGAACTGGGGCTGGTGGTTCACGGCGGGCACGGACTGACGTATCGGAATATCGAGCCGGTGGCGCGGATGCCCGGTTTTGCCGAATTCAATATCGGCCATACGATCATTTCGCGGGCGGTCTTTGTCGGCCTCCGTGAGGCGGTTCGCCAGATGAAGGAACTGCTGATCCGGTTTGGGCCGAAGTAGGTTTTCGATCTTTGGAGGTTACGACAGAGATGTTCAGCGGAACGTACGTCGCGCTGGTTACGCCGTTCAAGAACGGCAAGGTCGATTTCAACACGCTCGATCGGCTGGTGGACATGCACGTGGAGGCGGGAATCGCCGGAGTCGTCCCGTGCGGGACGACCGGCGAATCGCCTACGCTCGACCACCAGGAGCACGATCAGGTCATCGAACGCGTGGTCAAGCGGGCGGGCAAGCGGATCCACGTGATGGCGGGGACCGGGTCGAACTCGACGGCCGAGGCGATCCAACTTACCAAACACGCGGAGGCGGCGGGTGCGGACAGTTCGCTCCAGGTCGCCCCGTACTACAACAAGCCGACGCAGAAGGGGCTCTACGAGCACTACAAAGCGATCGCGGAGTCGACGTCGTTGCCGATCGTGATCTACAACATTCCCGGCCGATGCGGCGTCGAGATTGCGGTCGAGACGCTGGTCGAGCTGTCGAGGATCAAGAACATCGTCGCGGTCAAGCACGCGACCGGTTCGATGGACGGGGCCTCAGCCCTGCGGACGGCGTGTGACCTGGAGATCCTCTCGGGCGACGATTCGATGACGCTGCCGCTGATGAGCATCGGCGGGACGGGCGTGATCTCGGTGATCGCCAACGTCGTCCCCGGCGACGTGAAGGCGATGACGGACGCGGCGTTGGCCGGCGACTTCCGGACGGCGGAGCGGCTTCACCGCAAGATGTTCGCCCTGGCCAAGGGCATGCTGTCGCTGGCGACAAATCCGATCCCGGTGAAGTCGGCGATGGCGATGCTGGGAATGTGTGAGGGAGAGCTTCGACTGCCGCTGTGGCCGATGGATGAGCCGCAGCAGAAGAAGCTGCGGGCGGCGTTGGTGGAGTATGGGTTGCTCAAGGGATGAAAGAACCTTTTAGAAGGGGAGATACATGTCCAGGTACAGACGGCTGTTGGTGCTGATCGCGATGCCGGTGGTTCTGTCGGGCTGCTCGACTGCGGCCAAGGAGGCCTACTATACGGTTCGCGGTCCGCAGGCGAACGTTCTGGTCATTCGTCCGGTGGCGGATACCCTGGCCGGGTATGACAGTTTCACCGTCGAGCCGATCGTCAGCGAGTTGGAGGGGGTGCTGCCGGCTGGGACGCCGCAGCTCGTCCAGGATCGGATCGCGGTCCGGCTCCAGCGCAAGACGCGGTTGGAGAACACCGGCTCGAGGCCGATCGTGATCAAGGGGCAGATCGTGTACGCCGAGATCAAGGGGATCGGCGGCACGCTGGCCAGTCCGGGACAGGAGTTGGTCTGCCACATCGCCCTGTTCGACTCGGCTGACAACCTGCTGGGCTGGGCCGCCATCGCGGGCAAGACCAAATCGCGCGTGCGCGGAACGCTGGACGAGGACGCCTTGGCCGAAGGGGTCGCCAAAGGGGTCGAGGAGTGGCTGACCGACAACGGCGTTCCGGACCGTGAAGAGGACAAGGAGTAGCCGTCGTAGCGGCACAGAACGCGTGGAAGACGGGGAGACCTGCCCGGAGAGCGGATTCGCATCGAAACCGCCGGCCGTTCCTGCTACAATTGGCGTGTTCGTTTACGACGGCGTTCCGGAGAGCCAAGATGTCCAAGACCCCCTATTCCGCATTCGCGAACGGTAACCTGATCCTGCGCGACCTGCTGGCGATCGACCGGACGGTGCTGGCCAACGAGCGGACGTACCTGGCGTACGTCCGGACGGCGCTGGCGTTGATCATCACCGGGGCGTCGTTCATTCACTTTCTTAACTGGATTCCGGGGCAACTGGTCGGCTGGGCGATGGTCCCGATGGGCGTGGTCATCCTGGTCATCGGAACATGGCGATATCGCCAGGTCAAGATCGACATTGAGCAGGTTCGCAACCTGCCTCCGCATCCCAACTATGCCGCAACCGGGCAGAAAACCGGCGACGAGGCGGATATTTAACCCCACTTCTGAAGGTTCACCGACATGAAAACGATGCATCTGATCTGCAATGCGCACCTGGACCCCGTCTGGCTGTGGCAATGGCCGGAGGGCGCAGCCGAGGCGGTTTCGACATTCCGCGTGGCCGCCGACCTGTGCGAGCGGTTCGACGCCTTCATCTTCAACCACAATGAGGTGATCCTGTACCGCTGGGTTGAGGAGTACGAGCCGCCGTTGTTCGCCCGCATCCAGGACCTGGTGCGCCGCGGACGGTGGCACATCATGGGCGGATGGCATCTTCAGCCGGACTGCAATATGCCGTGCGGCGAGTCGTTCGTCCGGCAGGGCCTGACGGGCTTGGGCTATTTCCGCGAGAAGTTTGGCATCCGGCCGACCACGGCGATCAACTTCGATCCGTTCGGCCACTCGCGCGGGTTGGTCCAGATTCTGGCGAAGCTCGGGTACGATTCGTACCTGATCTGCCGGCCGGACCAGCGGCAGTGTCCGCTGCCCGCGGACGTGTTTCGGTGGGTCGGGCTGGACGGTTCCACATTGGTGGTTCATCGTTCGGCCGGCTACAATTCGCACCTGGGCCAGTCGCGTGAGAGAGTGGAGAGCCATCTGCGCGACCAGGCGGAGCGGGCGGTCGGCATGACGCTGTGGGGAGTGGGGAACCACGGCGGCGGGCCGTCGCGGTTGGACCTGGAGCAGTTGACGGAACTGATCGGCCGTACGCAGGAGCCGGCGATCCGTCACTCGACGCCGGAGGCGTACTTCGCCGAGCTGCGCGAGGGCGGTCCGGACCTGCCGCGGGTGGAGAAAGACCTGAATCCGTTCTCGGTCGGTTGCTATACATCGCAGATCCGCGTCAAGCAGGGGCACAGGCGCCTTGAGAACGAGCTGTACGCGACGGAAAAGATGCTTAGCGCCGCGGCGCTGCAGGGGCTGCTCGCGTATCCGCGGGCGGAGCTGGACGAGGCCCTGGCGGACCTGTTGACCTGCCAGTTCCACGACATCCTGCCGGGTTCGTCGATCGAGCCGGCCGAGGCGGACGCCCTGCGCCTGATGGATCATGGGCTGGAGATTCTCTCCCGCCTCAAGGCGCGGGCGTTCTTCGCGCTCGCCTCGGGCCAGCCGAAGGCCGAGCCGGACCACTACCCGATCCTCGTTTACAACCCGCATCCATTCCCGGTCGAGGCGGTGCTTGAGGCCGAATTTCAGCTTGCCGACCAGAATTGGAAAGACGAGTTCTCCATGCCGGTGGTGTGCCGCGACGGCGAGTCAACGCCGTGCCAGCCGGAAAAGGAGGAGGCAAACCTCAACCTCGATTGGCGCAAACGCACGGTGTTCTCGGCCACGCTGGCCCCTTCGCAGATGAACCGGTTCGACTGCACGATCAAGGTTCTGCCGCGAAAGCCAAAACCGAGCGTCAAGGCCCGCGAGGGCATCTTTGCGTTCGAGACGGACGACCTGGACGTTGCCATCGGTGCGCGGACGGGACTGATCGAGCGCTGCCGCATCGGCGGAGTCGACGTCCTGAAAGCCGGAGCGGGCGCGGGTCTGGTGATCGCCGACAACGAGGACTCGTGGGGAATGACGGTCGATCGGTTCGAGGAGGTCGTCGGGGCTTTCAAGCTCGCCTCAGCCGGGCAGGCGGCGAAGATCGCGGGCGTTCGCAGGACGCGACTGGCCCCGGTGCGGGTGATTGAGGACGGCGACGTTCGCACCGTCATCGAATCGATCTTCGTCTACGGCAACTCGGCGCTGGTGCAGCGGTACAAGCTGCCGAAGCGCGGGCGGCAAATCGAGTTGGAGCTTCGGGTCCATTGGAACGAGAGGAACCGAATGCTCAAACTGACGCTGCCCAACATGCTGGAAGGGATCGAGTTCATCGGGCAGACCGCCTATGGCCATCAGCCGTTGCCCGCCGACGGACGCGAGGCGGTGGCCCAGAAGTGGGTGGCGGTGCTGGACCAGCGGCGCGACGTGGCGCTGACGTGCATCAACGAAGGGACGTACGGATGCGACTGCCGCGACGGCGAATTGCGGCTTTCGCTGCTGCGGTCGGCGGCCTATTCCGGCCACCCGATCCTGGATCGGCCCATCGTCCCGCAGGATCGGTACCTCTCGCGGATCGACCAGGGTCTGCGGACGTTCCGACTCGTCCTCTCAGCCGGTCCGGTTGAAGGCGAGTTGGAGACGATCGATCGCCGCGCGCTGGCGTACAACGAGAAGCCGTACGTTCTGGCGTTTTCGCCGTCGGGTCAGGGCAAGACGCTCGAGTCGCTGGCGACACTGTCGGATATGGCGGTGCAGATCGCCGCGTTCAAGATGGCGGAGAAGGGCGACGCCTTTGTCATCCGTCTGTTCAACCCGACCGCCGGGCCTCGTCGGACGACGTTGCGGCTGCCGATCCTCAACTTGGAACAAGACGTTTCGCTGTCGGCTTTTGAGATCCGGACGCTGAAGCTTGACGCGAAGGCGCGGACGCTGGCCGAGTCGACATTGCTTGAGGACTGAGCCGGATCGGCTAGTCCAGCAGGTGGCCCATCTTGGTCTTCTTGGTGGCCTGGTAGTGCCGGTTAGCGGCCTGCGGCGGGATCTGGATCGGGGCCTGTCCGACCACCTTAAGGCCGTAGACTTCGAGACGCGAAGTCTTCTTGGGGTTGTTGGTGAGGATCCGCACCTGTCGGCAGCCGAGGTCGCGGAGGATCTGGGCGCCGATGCCGTAGTCGCGCCGGTCGGCTGCGAACCCGAGTCGCAGGTTGGCCTCGACGGTGTCCAAGCCGCGTTCCTGGAGGGCGTAGGCGTGGAGCTTGTTGGCCAGGCCGATGCCGCGCCCCTCCTGCCTCAGGTAGACGACCGCCCCTTCGCCAGCCTCGGCGATCATCTTCATGGCGGACTGCAACTGCTCGCCGCAGTCGCACCGCATCGAGGCGAACACGTCGCCGGTGAGGCACTCCGAGTGGACCCGCACGAGGACCGGACGGTCGACCACCACCGGTTCGCCCTGCTCGTCGAGGCGGCCCAGTTCGCCCATCGAA comes from Phycisphaerae bacterium and encodes:
- a CDS encoding NAD(P)H-hydrate epimerase, with the translated sequence MEKRILTREQVRSIDKRAVDEYEMPSIILMENAGRSAADLIRADYDKLAVKRVAVFAGPGNNGGDGFVIARHLHNAGWRVRVILTVAESQLKGDAQTNYRIIRHAAIPIETVDVADGTLKWTELVVDALLGTGFSGEVRSPLDELIDKINDSGKPVIAVDTPSGLDCQTGWPARSAIRASMTVTFVAIKSGLVEQTAQGYVGNVVTADIGVPKELIDKVTAGGS
- a CDS encoding pyridoxine 5'-phosphate synthase, yielding MAGLGVNIDHVATVRQARRTDEPDPVWAAVEAELGGADGITVHLREDRRHINDRDVELLRRTVAVKLNLEMSIQPKIVSIAADVKPDQCTLVPEKREEITTEGGLDVVKLKRRVGVAVDRLHKAGCEVSAFIEPAEDQLRTCANLGFDAVELWTGGFANAKTSRARQLALGALAKSLDLGLELGLVVHGGHGLTYRNIEPVARMPGFAEFNIGHTIISRAVFVGLREAVRQMKELLIRFGPK
- a CDS encoding 4-hydroxy-tetrahydrodipicolinate synthase; this encodes MFSGTYVALVTPFKNGKVDFNTLDRLVDMHVEAGIAGVVPCGTTGESPTLDHQEHDQVIERVVKRAGKRIHVMAGTGSNSTAEAIQLTKHAEAAGADSSLQVAPYYNKPTQKGLYEHYKAIAESTSLPIVIYNIPGRCGVEIAVETLVELSRIKNIVAVKHATGSMDGASALRTACDLEILSGDDSMTLPLMSIGGTGVISVIANVVPGDVKAMTDAALAGDFRTAERLHRKMFALAKGMLSLATNPIPVKSAMAMLGMCEGELRLPLWPMDEPQQKKLRAALVEYGLLKG
- a CDS encoding DUF202 domain-containing protein: MSKTPYSAFANGNLILRDLLAIDRTVLANERTYLAYVRTALALIITGASFIHFLNWIPGQLVGWAMVPMGVVILVIGTWRYRQVKIDIEQVRNLPPHPNYAATGQKTGDEADI
- a CDS encoding alpha-mannosidase codes for the protein MKTMHLICNAHLDPVWLWQWPEGAAEAVSTFRVAADLCERFDAFIFNHNEVILYRWVEEYEPPLFARIQDLVRRGRWHIMGGWHLQPDCNMPCGESFVRQGLTGLGYFREKFGIRPTTAINFDPFGHSRGLVQILAKLGYDSYLICRPDQRQCPLPADVFRWVGLDGSTLVVHRSAGYNSHLGQSRERVESHLRDQAERAVGMTLWGVGNHGGGPSRLDLEQLTELIGRTQEPAIRHSTPEAYFAELREGGPDLPRVEKDLNPFSVGCYTSQIRVKQGHRRLENELYATEKMLSAAALQGLLAYPRAELDEALADLLTCQFHDILPGSSIEPAEADALRLMDHGLEILSRLKARAFFALASGQPKAEPDHYPILVYNPHPFPVEAVLEAEFQLADQNWKDEFSMPVVCRDGESTPCQPEKEEANLNLDWRKRTVFSATLAPSQMNRFDCTIKVLPRKPKPSVKAREGIFAFETDDLDVAIGARTGLIERCRIGGVDVLKAGAGAGLVIADNEDSWGMTVDRFEEVVGAFKLASAGQAAKIAGVRRTRLAPVRVIEDGDVRTVIESIFVYGNSALVQRYKLPKRGRQIELELRVHWNERNRMLKLTLPNMLEGIEFIGQTAYGHQPLPADGREAVAQKWVAVLDQRRDVALTCINEGTYGCDCRDGELRLSLLRSAAYSGHPILDRPIVPQDRYLSRIDQGLRTFRLVLSAGPVEGELETIDRRALAYNEKPYVLAFSPSGQGKTLESLATLSDMAVQIAAFKMAEKGDAFVIRLFNPTAGPRRTTLRLPILNLEQDVSLSAFEIRTLKLDAKARTLAESTLLED